From the genome of Faecalibacterium prausnitzii:
ATGAAATGAATGGCAGTATAAGCGGCATTATCAAATGTGCAGTCCTCAATTACGATATCAGAGCATTTCACCCCTGCCTGCTGAGAGTGTGTTCCGATGGCCGCCATATAGTGCGGCGTGTTTTCACTGCCACCAAAATAACAGTTGCGAATCGTGACATTCGTAGAGGGAGCTTTGTTCTGCACTAGCGTATAGGGATAACCCTTTACCGTACCGGGTTCGATTTGAAGAAGCTCGCGCGTTTTGTCGCCGCTTCCACGGAAGGACTGGCCTTCAAAACGGCAGTTTTCAATCAGAACATTGTCCGAGCCAGCAACCTGAATCACGTGTCCGTTGTAGCAATCCCGGAAAGTAATATTGCGGATCGTGATATTGCTTCCGTAACCGATGCCAAGAGCGTTGATGGACTCCGCATTGGGAAGATTTTTTGGCGTTCCGGATTCATCCAGCTGACCGTTCATATCCCAGATGCCACCTTCGATGATGATATTGCTGTTGCCTTCAGCCTTGTTGTGCTTATAAGGGTGGTTGTAGGCCATCATGGGATTCTTGTCCTGACTGCAGTTTAGCAGAATTGCATTATCGCTCAGTTTGAATGTCATATTTTCTTTGAACACGATTCGACCTGCCAGCGGATATGTTCCGTCCTGCAAAAACAGCACGCCATCATCAGGCAGTTCATCAATTGCCTTTTGAAGCACTTCGGTGACATCGGATATCGTGTTCAAATCTATTTTATACTTTTTCACAAAGTCCACTTCTTTGCTCTGGCTACATGCACTAAAAAGGATGCAGTTCAGCAACAGAAATACTAAAACAAAAAGCTTTTTCGTCTTGAGCATAAAAATACCTCTCTACAAATTGGAAGCGTCTTCGTTAAAAGCAAGGCATCACGATAGGCGTTTATAGTTCTTCGATAAATTTTAAATGCGGAATATGCCGGAGCGTATCTATCATACTGTCATGAGGACGATGTTCAAGGCTGCGAACGGTGACAACAAACGCAACACTGTTGATCGAATTGGTT
Proteins encoded in this window:
- a CDS encoding right-handed parallel beta-helix repeat-containing protein, producing the protein MLKTKKLFVLVFLLLNCILFSACSQSKEVDFVKKYKIDLNTISDVTEVLQKAIDELPDDGVLFLQDGTYPLAGRIVFKENMTFKLSDNAILLNCSQDKNPMMAYNHPYKHNKAEGNSNIIIEGGIWDMNGQLDESGTPKNLPNAESINALGIGYGSNITIRNITFRDCYNGHVIQVAGSDNVLIENCRFEGQSFRGSGDKTRELLQIEPGTVKGYPYTLVQNKAPSTNVTIRNCYFGGSENTPHYMAAIGTHSQQAGVKCSDIVIEDCTFDNAAYTAIHFMAYDRITIRNNIFTITSDSEQIDRYGILADTYGSFIDPTGAESTTDFTIEGNTFDVSDPKATVLEITTNNKSPKHIKNVTIKDNTLKGVNGGKAIDLYLLDNCTISGNTIEGFERPIVANSCDEQLISDTDIVTE